A region of the Anaerotignum faecicola genome:
GAAACAGCTGGGGCGCAATCCCTATCTGGCAAAGGAGCTGATGAGGCTGGGATATTCCGGCGCGGTGGCTGTTGACTATAAAGAGGCCGCCGTAATGATGGAGCATGGGATTCCGATCGGAAATGCAGGGCATCTGGTACAGATACCGACGGCCCAGGTAAGACAGATTGTCTCCTGCCGCCCGGAGGTCATCACCGTTT
Encoded here:
- a CDS encoding YhfX family PLP-dependent enzyme, which codes for MFLEQTVKRNPELVRLAFSLHRQGIIEPDSYLIDVDTFLQNAEEMLECSRQNGVKLYFMLKQLGRNPYLAKELMRLGYSGAVAVDYKEAAVMMEHGIPIGNAGHLVQIPTAQVRQIVSCRPEVITV